Below is a window of Lodderomyces elongisporus chromosome 3, complete sequence DNA.
aaggaaaataactATCTTTCAATAAAGGCTTCGATAGAATATACCAATAGTCTGTAAGAAGCGCAACATCGAGAAATGTCGGATATAATCGAAGATCCATTTCAAATGGATGATGATTTCGCCATTCTGCCGAACCAACTAAAGGACAACACAACTTCAACAACCCCCATTATTATACCGGACACATCGAAGGAGGGGGAAAAGCAGGTAAACTGTGATACCAAAGTGATGCCTGTGAGGTACTCTACACCGGAATCTATACAGGAGGACAATGAGTATATTCAATCAAGATTGCAACAATTAAATgttgaagcaaaagaaaataggaTAGAGGTTAACTCAGCGGGGAAAGAGTTGGGAGAGGTGGAAGACAAAGGAGAAGATAAGTTGGAAGAAGAGTACGATGAAGATGCTGATGATAAATTGGATGTCAATTTACAGAAGCAATTGCAGGAGGAATATGCAcgaaaatttgaaaagatgAAACTGAATTACGGTGAGCCACCCTTGCTTCCAAGTCAGGATTCAcatttgcaacaacaacaacaacaacaccaccaccagaaTCAACTGCGTCTGCTACAGAAACGAGAACCAGACGCGCAATCGACACTGGCAGACACATTCACAAAGACAATTACCAACacccaacaatttcaatttgatATAGATGAGGATGAGCCATTAACTCCACCGGAGAATTTTGCTTTGGTGATTAATGCAATCTATCGAAGTTCTTTTCCACAGCCAACCAATTTCTCATTCCTCAAACTGTTGAAGCTCAAATCTGTGCTATGTCTTATACCTGAAGATTACCCCTTGTTGCAAGAGCAATTTCTTGCTAGTCAAGGGATCAAATTATTCCAATTACCAATGTCTGGAAACAAAGAACCATTTGTAAAAATCTCGTCTGACTTGATCACCCAAGCCATACAAATTGTGCTCGACCCCAGTAATCAGCCGATATTGATACATTGCAATAGAGGTAAGCATCGTACTGGATGTCTTGTTGGTGTATTACGACGATTGCAAAATTGGTCCAAGACCATTATTTTTGATGAGTATAGGAAATTTGCTGCGCCAAAAGAACGGCCGATGGATCAACAATTTATTGAATTGTATGATGATCGAGAAATCAAACGGTATTGTTATGAACGAGGATTGTTGCCGCTACGATGGGGgtaagagaaagagaacaaGCATAGGTGCATGAGCAAATGAGTATAAGTAATTGGGGTGCATGAGCAAATGAATATAAGaatagaaacaaagaaaagcgTTGACatatttaaattttaattAGGTTATTTGTTGTACTCtcagtttttgtttcattattttcattatttctctcttttccttttttaatGATGACAGTGCTATCGATTTAAAACATTATCTTAATATGAGCTTATACATTTATAGAGAGATAAGTTCTAATATTCTAGGTTATCTGTGTCTGCTATTTTCTAGaattcttctctttcttcttctgcccTACTTTATCTCCTTCCTCCCTCCTCCGCTTTCTTTcatctttctctttgtaGTTTTTGTAAGACCATTTAAATTCAATAGTTTGATTTTATTCTAAGAAAGGGTGGAGCGGAGAGAGGGgagaacaaagaaattaTAAGAGGGTCAACATTATCAAACTTGACTTTTACTTCATCTATTTTTAAAACTGGCCTCTATTGCAATGACAATAATCAATAATGAAGCACTGACAtatgagagagagaagagtaaaatgaataataataaaaaaaggaaaattaataaaaaaaaaactttctCTAATTCTGGAAGGGACTTCTTTTACTCCAAAAGAATTCCTTACCGTATATACCTGCATTTAACAAAGCCAATCCTGTCAACCCAGCGGGTGTGAACCTTGCTTTGAAGAAACTCAGAATGGCTGATTTACCATTCACGATTAGATATAAACTCGACCATGCGAAATTGAAACCTGCAGCATTCAATGGATCACCATCATACATCATATATGTTCCAAGGGCCAATGCACCACCAAAAAAGGCACATGTTGTACGAGTAGGTTTGGCCAAGCTTAAGCTTTGTTGCAAGGCGTATGAGGAGCCTGATGTGCCGCTATTGGGGACTGCAGGTAACGGACGGGATTTCACTAGAGCTTTAAGCAAAAGGGCCAGGGAGAGTACGGCCGAAGGAATTGGTGATGTAGAAAGGTTATCGAGTCTTTGCACGATTGATGGATGGGAAGGTGATGATGTTGTGGCTGGTGCGTTGGTGCtcattttaaaaaaattagacttaaataataatggtaacaatactaataataataataataataataatgatgatgataataatattaatattATCTGGAACCTAGTTCAATTTGGTTAACTTCGATTCAATTAAACTTGTTTCAGTGTTATTTAATGATGTTTAGTGGAAAAGTGTGGTGAGGTAGTGCTGTGTTGGGAAGTGAAGATGTTTGTATTGAGTGGTAAATGGTGTCAATGGTGATAC
It encodes the following:
- the SIW14_1 gene encoding tyrosine-protein phosphatase siw14, producing the protein MSDIIEDPFQMDDDFAISPNQLKDNTTSTTPIIIPDTSKEGEKQVNCDTKVMPVRYSTPESIQEDNEYIQSRLQQLNVEAKENRIEVNSAGKELGEVEDKGEDKLEEEYDEDADDKLDVNLQKQLQEEYARKFEKMKSNYGEPPLLPSQDSHLQQQQQQHHHQNQSRSLQKREPDAQSTSADTFTKTITNTQQFQFDIDEDEPLTPPENFALVINAIYRSSFPQPTNFSFLKSLKLKSVLCLIPEDYPLLQEQFLASQGIKLFQLPMSGNKEPFVKISSDLITQAIQIVLDPSNQPILIHCNRGKHRTGCLVGVLRRLQNWSKTIIFDEYRKFAAPKERPMDQQFIELYDDREIKRYCYERGLLPLRWG
- the SIW14_2 gene encoding tyrosine-protein phosphatase siw14 gives rise to the protein MTIINNEASTYEREKTNPVNPAGVNLALKKLRMADLPFTIRYKLDHAKLKPAAFNGSPSYIIYVPRANAPPKKAHVVRVGLAKLKLCCKAYEEPDVPLLGTAGNGRDFTRALSKRARESTAEGIGDVERLSSLCTIDGWEGDDVVAGALVLILKKLDLNNNGNNTNNNNNNNNDDDNNINIIWNLVQFG